One Chelonoidis abingdonii isolate Lonesome George chromosome 17, CheloAbing_2.0, whole genome shotgun sequence DNA segment encodes these proteins:
- the SF3B2 gene encoding splicing factor 3B subunit 2 isoform X2, with amino-acid sequence MATEHPEPPKGELPLPAYGAWAPAELQAKLAEIGAPVQGSREELVERLQTYTLQTGIVLSRPSLRGDDGDKPTPPPIPGQLPGIPLPPPPMGMPPMQPPPPPPPPPGIGLNFPMGVGPPPPPPGMGPPLRMQSVDPSALSEEDRLKLAQQQAAMLMQQEERAKQAAVLLEQERQKEMAKLAPPVPRPPLDVGPVRPIGPRPPMVPRGSAPVGPPLPGVPIGAPGPRPRGPPPPPGEEGRETDDSTIGPKIPQALEKILQLKEIRQEELITVPGTTDDDMETDLKALISISASETEEDMALSKKERNRKRRNRKKKKKARVAAQGTEGKGEKESQRTEPKDTESVVEIEYVTEEPEIYDPNFIFFKRIFDAFKLTDDVKKDKEKEPDKADKPESAAAPKKKGFEEDRKGSDDDSSDDEQEKKPEAPKLSKKKLRRMNRFTVAELKQLVARPDVVEMHDVTAQDPKLLVHLKATRNSVPVPRHWCFKRKYLQGKRGIEKPPFELPDFIKRTGIQEMREALQEKEEQKTMKSKMREKVRPKMGKIDIDYQKLHDAFFKWQTKPKLTIHGDLYYEGKEFETRLKEKKPGDLSDELRIALGMPVGPNAHKVPPPWLIAMQRYGPPPSYPNLKIPGLNSPIPEGCSFGYHAGGWGKPPVDETGKPLYGDVFGTNASEFQTKAEEEEIDRTPWGELEPSDEESSEEEEEEESDEEKPDETGFITPADSGLITPGGFSSVPAGMETPELIELRKKKIEEAMDGSETPQLFTVLPEKRTATVGGAMMGSTHIYDMSTVMSRKGPVPEIQGVEVALAPEELELDPMAMTQKYEEHVREQQAQVEKEDFSDMVAEHAAKQKQKKRKAQPQDTRGGGKKYKEFKF; translated from the exons ATGGCGACCGAGCACCCAGAGCCGCCGAAGGGGGAGCTGCCGCTGCCGGCCTACGGGGCCTGGGCACCCGCCGAGCTGCAAGCGAAGTTGGCCGAGATCGGAGCCCCGGTGCAAG GCAGCCGTGAGGAGCTGGTGGAGAGGCTGCAGACATACACGCTGCAG ACTGGCATCGTGCTGAGCAGGCCATCTCTTAGGGGAGATGATGGTGAcaagcccaccccacccccaataccTGGACAG CTCCCTGGGAttcctttgccccctccccccatggggaTGCCACCCATGCAGCCCCcgccaccccctcctcctccccctggcatCGGCCTCAACTTCCCCATGGGCGTGGGGCCCCCTCCGCCACCCCCAGGCATGGGGCCCCCCCTCCGCATGCAGAGCGTGGACCCCTCGGCTCTGTCAGAGGAAGATCGTCTGAAGCTggcacagcagcaggcagctatGCTAATGCAGCAAGAAGAGAGGGCGAAGCAG GCTGCAGTCTTATTGGAACAGGAGCGGCAGAAAGAGATGGCCAAGCTGGCCCCCCCGGTGCCCAGACCTCCCCTGGATGTGGGGCCTGTCAGACCCATAGGACCAAGGCCCCCAATGGTGCCACGAG GTAGTGCCCCTGTGGGACCGCCGCTGCCCGGAGTTCCTATTGGTGCCCCTGGCCCAAGGCCGCGGGggccgccgccgcctcctggGGAAGAAGGCCGAGAG ACAGACGATTCCACCATTGGCCCCAAGATCCCTCAGGCCCTGGAAAAGATCCTGCAACTCAAGGAGATCCGACAGGAGGAGCTCATAACCGTTCCTGGCACCACAG ATGACGATATGGAGACAGATTTGAAGGCATTGATCAGTATCTCTGCTTCAGAGACCGAGGAGGACATGGCTCTGTCAAAGAAAGAG AGGAACCGTAAGCGCCGTAAccggaagaagaagaagaaggcacGTGTGGCAGCACAGGGCACAGAGGGCAAAGGGGAGAAGGAGTCTCAGCGCACTGAACCCAAAGACACTGAGTCAGTGGTGGAGATTGAGTACGTCACTGAGGAGCCAGAGATTTATGACCCCAACTTCATCTTCTTCAAGAGGATCTTCGATGCCTTCAAG CTGACGGATGATGTAAAGAAAGATAAAGAGAAGGAGCCTGACAAGGCAGACAAGCCAGAGAGCGCAGCCGCACCCAAGAAGAAGGGCTTCGAGGAGGACCGGAAGGGCAGCGACGATGACAGTTCTGATGATGAACag GAGAAGAAACCTGAGGCCCCAAAACTGTCCAAGAAGAAGCTGAGACGCATGAACCGTTTCACGGTGGCAGAGCTCAAGCAG CTTGTGGCGCGCCCGGATGTGGTGGAGATGCATGATGTGACAGCCCAGGATCCCAAGCTGCTGGTGCATCTCAAGGCCACTCGCAACTCTGTGCCAGTGCCCCGGCACTGGTGCTTCAAGCGCAAGTACTTGCAGGGCAAGCGGGGCATTGAGAAGCCGCCTTTTGAGCTGCCTGACTTCATCAAGCGCACGGGCATCCAGGAGATGCGAGAGGCGTTGCAGGAAAAG GAGGAACAGAAAACCATGAAGTCAAAGATGCGGGAGAAGGTTCGCCCCAAGATGGGCAAGATTGACATTGACTACCAGAAGCTGCATGACGCCTTCTTCAAGTGGCAGACCAAGCCCAAGCTCACCATCCATGGAGACCTCTACTACGAG GGCAAGGAGTTTGAGACGCGGCTGAAAGAGAAGAAGCCAGGGGACCTGTCAGACGAGCTGCGCATTGCCTTGGGGATGCCCGTTGGCCCA AATGCCCACAAAGTACCACCCCCATGGCTGATTGCCATGCAGCGCTACGGCCCACCTCCCTCCTACCCTAACCTGAAGATCCCGGGCCTCAATTCCCCCATCCCAGAG GGCTGCTCGTTTGGGTACCATGCTGGAGGCTGGGGGAAACCCCCAGTTGATGAAACTGGGAAGCCTCTGTATGGAGACGTCTTTGGGACCAATGCTTCTGAGTTCCAG ACCAaggcagaagaggaggaaatTGACCGGACGCCCTGGGGAGAGCTGGAGCCATCAGACGAGGAATcctcagaggaggaagaggaggaggaaagtgatgAGGAGAAGCCAGATGAGACGGGCTTCATCACCCCGGCTGACAG TGGCCTGATCACGCCAGGTGGCTTCTCCTCTGTCCCTGCTGGCATGGAGACTCCTGAGCTCATTGAGCTGAGGAAGAAGAAGATAGAGGAGGCCATGGATGG CAGCGAGACGCCCCAGCTCTTCACGGTGCTGCCAGAGAAGCGAACCGCCACGGTTGGGGGTGCCATGATGGGTTCCACTCACATCTATGACATGTCCACG GTGATGAGCCGGAAGGGGCCGGTGCCAGAGATCCAGGGAGTGGAGGTGGCGCTGGCTCCTGAGGAGTTGGAGCTTGATCCGATGGCCATGACGCAGAAGTACGAAGAGCATGTGCGGGAGCAGCAGGCCCAGGTGGAGAAGGAGGACTTCAGTGACATGGTGGCTGAGCACGCAGCTAAGCAGAAG cagaaGAAGCGGAAAGCACAGCCCCAAGACACGCGTGGGGGCGGCAAGAAGTACAAAGAGTTCAAGTTCTAG
- the SF3B2 gene encoding splicing factor 3B subunit 2 isoform X1, with protein sequence MATEHPEPPKGELPLPAYGAWAPAELQAKLAEIGAPVQGSREELVERLQTYTLQTGIVLSRPSLRGDDGDKPTPPPIPGQLPGIPLPPPPMGMPPMQPPPPPPPPPGIGLNFPMGVGPPPPPPGMGPPLRMQSVDPSALSEEDRLKLAQQQAAMLMQQEERAKQAAVLLEQERQKEMAKLAPPVPRPPLDVGPVRPIGPRPPMVPRGSAPVGPPLPGVPIGAPGPRPRGPPPPPGEEGRETDDSTIGPKIPQALEKILQLKEIRQEELITVPGTTVDDDMETDLKALISISASETEEDMALSKKERNRKRRNRKKKKKARVAAQGTEGKGEKESQRTEPKDTESVVEIEYVTEEPEIYDPNFIFFKRIFDAFKLTDDVKKDKEKEPDKADKPESAAAPKKKGFEEDRKGSDDDSSDDEQEKKPEAPKLSKKKLRRMNRFTVAELKQLVARPDVVEMHDVTAQDPKLLVHLKATRNSVPVPRHWCFKRKYLQGKRGIEKPPFELPDFIKRTGIQEMREALQEKEEQKTMKSKMREKVRPKMGKIDIDYQKLHDAFFKWQTKPKLTIHGDLYYEGKEFETRLKEKKPGDLSDELRIALGMPVGPNAHKVPPPWLIAMQRYGPPPSYPNLKIPGLNSPIPEGCSFGYHAGGWGKPPVDETGKPLYGDVFGTNASEFQTKAEEEEIDRTPWGELEPSDEESSEEEEEEESDEEKPDETGFITPADSGLITPGGFSSVPAGMETPELIELRKKKIEEAMDGSETPQLFTVLPEKRTATVGGAMMGSTHIYDMSTVMSRKGPVPEIQGVEVALAPEELELDPMAMTQKYEEHVREQQAQVEKEDFSDMVAEHAAKQKQKKRKAQPQDTRGGGKKYKEFKF encoded by the exons ATGGCGACCGAGCACCCAGAGCCGCCGAAGGGGGAGCTGCCGCTGCCGGCCTACGGGGCCTGGGCACCCGCCGAGCTGCAAGCGAAGTTGGCCGAGATCGGAGCCCCGGTGCAAG GCAGCCGTGAGGAGCTGGTGGAGAGGCTGCAGACATACACGCTGCAG ACTGGCATCGTGCTGAGCAGGCCATCTCTTAGGGGAGATGATGGTGAcaagcccaccccacccccaataccTGGACAG CTCCCTGGGAttcctttgccccctccccccatggggaTGCCACCCATGCAGCCCCcgccaccccctcctcctccccctggcatCGGCCTCAACTTCCCCATGGGCGTGGGGCCCCCTCCGCCACCCCCAGGCATGGGGCCCCCCCTCCGCATGCAGAGCGTGGACCCCTCGGCTCTGTCAGAGGAAGATCGTCTGAAGCTggcacagcagcaggcagctatGCTAATGCAGCAAGAAGAGAGGGCGAAGCAG GCTGCAGTCTTATTGGAACAGGAGCGGCAGAAAGAGATGGCCAAGCTGGCCCCCCCGGTGCCCAGACCTCCCCTGGATGTGGGGCCTGTCAGACCCATAGGACCAAGGCCCCCAATGGTGCCACGAG GTAGTGCCCCTGTGGGACCGCCGCTGCCCGGAGTTCCTATTGGTGCCCCTGGCCCAAGGCCGCGGGggccgccgccgcctcctggGGAAGAAGGCCGAGAG ACAGACGATTCCACCATTGGCCCCAAGATCCCTCAGGCCCTGGAAAAGATCCTGCAACTCAAGGAGATCCGACAGGAGGAGCTCATAACCGTTCCTGGCACCACAG TAGATGACGATATGGAGACAGATTTGAAGGCATTGATCAGTATCTCTGCTTCAGAGACCGAGGAGGACATGGCTCTGTCAAAGAAAGAG AGGAACCGTAAGCGCCGTAAccggaagaagaagaagaaggcacGTGTGGCAGCACAGGGCACAGAGGGCAAAGGGGAGAAGGAGTCTCAGCGCACTGAACCCAAAGACACTGAGTCAGTGGTGGAGATTGAGTACGTCACTGAGGAGCCAGAGATTTATGACCCCAACTTCATCTTCTTCAAGAGGATCTTCGATGCCTTCAAG CTGACGGATGATGTAAAGAAAGATAAAGAGAAGGAGCCTGACAAGGCAGACAAGCCAGAGAGCGCAGCCGCACCCAAGAAGAAGGGCTTCGAGGAGGACCGGAAGGGCAGCGACGATGACAGTTCTGATGATGAACag GAGAAGAAACCTGAGGCCCCAAAACTGTCCAAGAAGAAGCTGAGACGCATGAACCGTTTCACGGTGGCAGAGCTCAAGCAG CTTGTGGCGCGCCCGGATGTGGTGGAGATGCATGATGTGACAGCCCAGGATCCCAAGCTGCTGGTGCATCTCAAGGCCACTCGCAACTCTGTGCCAGTGCCCCGGCACTGGTGCTTCAAGCGCAAGTACTTGCAGGGCAAGCGGGGCATTGAGAAGCCGCCTTTTGAGCTGCCTGACTTCATCAAGCGCACGGGCATCCAGGAGATGCGAGAGGCGTTGCAGGAAAAG GAGGAACAGAAAACCATGAAGTCAAAGATGCGGGAGAAGGTTCGCCCCAAGATGGGCAAGATTGACATTGACTACCAGAAGCTGCATGACGCCTTCTTCAAGTGGCAGACCAAGCCCAAGCTCACCATCCATGGAGACCTCTACTACGAG GGCAAGGAGTTTGAGACGCGGCTGAAAGAGAAGAAGCCAGGGGACCTGTCAGACGAGCTGCGCATTGCCTTGGGGATGCCCGTTGGCCCA AATGCCCACAAAGTACCACCCCCATGGCTGATTGCCATGCAGCGCTACGGCCCACCTCCCTCCTACCCTAACCTGAAGATCCCGGGCCTCAATTCCCCCATCCCAGAG GGCTGCTCGTTTGGGTACCATGCTGGAGGCTGGGGGAAACCCCCAGTTGATGAAACTGGGAAGCCTCTGTATGGAGACGTCTTTGGGACCAATGCTTCTGAGTTCCAG ACCAaggcagaagaggaggaaatTGACCGGACGCCCTGGGGAGAGCTGGAGCCATCAGACGAGGAATcctcagaggaggaagaggaggaggaaagtgatgAGGAGAAGCCAGATGAGACGGGCTTCATCACCCCGGCTGACAG TGGCCTGATCACGCCAGGTGGCTTCTCCTCTGTCCCTGCTGGCATGGAGACTCCTGAGCTCATTGAGCTGAGGAAGAAGAAGATAGAGGAGGCCATGGATGG CAGCGAGACGCCCCAGCTCTTCACGGTGCTGCCAGAGAAGCGAACCGCCACGGTTGGGGGTGCCATGATGGGTTCCACTCACATCTATGACATGTCCACG GTGATGAGCCGGAAGGGGCCGGTGCCAGAGATCCAGGGAGTGGAGGTGGCGCTGGCTCCTGAGGAGTTGGAGCTTGATCCGATGGCCATGACGCAGAAGTACGAAGAGCATGTGCGGGAGCAGCAGGCCCAGGTGGAGAAGGAGGACTTCAGTGACATGGTGGCTGAGCACGCAGCTAAGCAGAAG cagaaGAAGCGGAAAGCACAGCCCCAAGACACGCGTGGGGGCGGCAAGAAGTACAAAGAGTTCAAGTTCTAG